CGAACGCACCAATTCGTAAAGCACAAATGCCTCCATCCTCAAATGCCTTCGTCCCATCTGCTTGCGGATTAATCATGGCAAGCTATGTCGTAAGGCAGTTGCTAGCAGATATCAAAATTACACGTGTAGCAGATGAAAAATAAGACTAAGCCCCGTACCTAAAGGTCGGGGTTTATTTTTTTTATAAAAATGGGAAAATGTTTCTATATTACGGTAAACTTGATAGAGAGAGGGGGATGTTAATTGGAATCAATCGTAGTCATAAAAGATGTTACCAAAGTGATTAAAGGAAGAACGATTATAGATAATATCAGTTTTGAGGTTAATAAAGGTGAAGTATTTGGTTTTCTAGGACCAAATGGAGCCGGTAAAACGACCACTATTCGAATGATTGTTGGTCTGATAGATATTACATCAGGGGATATCATGATAGGTGGGAAAAGTATAAAAACGAGCTTTGAAGATGCGGTAAGACATGTGGGAGCCATCGTTGAGAATCCGGAAATGTACAAATTTCTAAGCGGCTATCAAAACCTCATCCACTATGCTCGCATGGTAAAAGGAGTTACAAAGGAAAAGATTGAAGAGACAGTTAAACTTGTCGGATTATCAGACAGAATTCATGATAAAGTAAAAACTTACTCACTTGGGATGCGCCAGAGATTGGGATTGGCACAATGCCTGTTACATGATCCTAAAGTATTGATTTTGGATGAACCGACAAACGGACTGGATCCTGCAGGAATAAGAGAGATTCGTGATTATATTCGGCTGCTGGCGAGAGAAAAAAATATGGCTGTCATTGTTTCAAGCCATATCCTTTCTGAAATGGAAATGATGTGTGACAGGATCGGAATCATTCAAAATGGACAGCTTATTGACGTCCAACTGGTACAAGAGTTTGTACACAGCAGCAGTGCAAGTTTTGAATTTGAGGTTATTCCAAGTGAAAAGGCAGTAACCCTTGTGAAATCAAACTTTCCCAATATCCCTGTTACTCCTTCACGAAACGGCATAACGCTGGA
This genomic stretch from Neobacillus niacini harbors:
- a CDS encoding ABC transporter ATP-binding protein, whose protein sequence is MESIVVIKDVTKVIKGRTIIDNISFEVNKGEVFGFLGPNGAGKTTTIRMIVGLIDITSGDIMIGGKSIKTSFEDAVRHVGAIVENPEMYKFLSGYQNLIHYARMVKGVTKEKIEETVKLVGLSDRIHDKVKTYSLGMRQRLGLAQCLLHDPKVLILDEPTNGLDPAGIREIRDYIRLLAREKNMAVIVSSHILSEMEMMCDRIGIIQNGQLIDVQLVQEFVHSSSASFEFEVIPSEKAVTLVKSNFPNIPVTPSRNGITLELTKEDVPSMVKKFVEEDIQVFGIKEVSKTLEDRFLEVTADKGAIDHV